A genomic region of Trueperaceae bacterium contains the following coding sequences:
- the sdhC gene encoding succinate dehydrogenase, cytochrome b556 subunit codes for MYRGREGQWAFILHRLSGVALALYLLLHVVDISLVMYGPEGPFNAFLAFYHQWPFRVGLLLVIAGVVYHAFNGLRIILMDFTEWGVKLQRPMWYGVLAICVVIGVPVALKILPEIVAGL; via the coding sequence ATGTACCGAGGTAGAGAGGGTCAATGGGCCTTCATCCTGCACCGGCTATCGGGCGTGGCGCTGGCGCTCTATCTGCTGCTCCACGTGGTCGACATAAGCCTGGTGATGTACGGTCCCGAAGGTCCGTTCAACGCCTTCCTGGCGTTCTATCACCAGTGGCCGTTCCGCGTCGGGCTGCTGCTGGTTATCGCCGGAGTCGTGTACCACGCTTTCAACGGGTTGCGCATAATCCTCATGGACTTCACCGAGTGGGGCGTCAAGTTGCAGCGACCGATGTGGTACGGCGTCCTCGCCATCTGCGTGGTGATCGGGGTGCCGGTGGCGCTGAAGATCCTACCCGAGATAGTGGCGGGTCTCTGA